The following are encoded together in the Deltaproteobacteria bacterium genome:
- a CDS encoding lipocalin family protein — protein sequence MAWYSHSRASFQAKSDRILADQELNTGGSTGVIYWEGAVAGGGTSGGLKVSCEGYVELTGYAGSLGGLF from the coding sequence TTGGCCTGGTACTCCCATTCCCGGGCCAGTTTCCAGGCAAAATCCGATCGAATTTTGGCTGACCAGGAATTAAACACCGGAGGTTCCACAGGGGTTATCTACTGGGAAGGGGCTGTGGCCGGCGGGGGAACCTCGGGGGGTTTGAAAGTCTCCTGTGAAGGTTATGTCGAACTCACCGGCTACGCCGGAAGCCTGGGGGGCCTTTTTTGA
- a CDS encoding class I SAM-dependent methyltransferase, with translation MTSPKAMDREYKKNLAHLKKDPGGFYIFEEPADEAGSHPENFVDYECAFAAAQIRQVHPRNILDVGSYRHFILGLLANFPITTIDVRSRQPICANETILTGDAKKINLPDHAVDVVLSLCALEHFGLGRYGDEFDVDADQKAFAEMIRVLKPGGRIIFTTTIHHAQPAIAFNAHRIYTYEMLQTFGNGLTCLEEKFYSHRQKGFCTLEEVTTDLQWWDVYCGCWEKKRRRRGEED, from the coding sequence ATGACATCCCCCAAGGCGATGGATAGAGAATATAAAAAGAATCTGGCTCACTTAAAAAAAGATCCCGGCGGGTTTTATATTTTTGAGGAACCTGCGGATGAAGCGGGATCCCACCCGGAAAACTTTGTAGATTATGAATGTGCCTTTGCTGCCGCCCAGATACGCCAGGTCCATCCCCGCAATATCTTAGACGTCGGATCTTACCGACATTTTATTCTGGGGCTCCTGGCCAATTTCCCCATCACGACGATTGACGTCCGCAGCCGCCAACCTATTTGTGCCAACGAAACGATCCTTACCGGTGATGCCAAAAAAATCAATTTACCTGATCACGCCGTCGATGTTGTCCTGTCCCTGTGCGCGCTGGAACACTTCGGCCTGGGTCGGTACGGGGACGAGTTCGATGTGGATGCCGATCAAAAAGCTTTTGCGGAAATGATTCGAGTCTTAAAACCCGGCGGCCGTATAATCTTCACCACCACCATCCACCACGCCCAGCCTGCCATTGCCTTTAACGCCCATAGAATCTATACTTATGAAATGCTCCAGACCTTCGGCAACGGTTTAACCTGTTTAGAAGAAAAATTTTACAGTCATCGTCAAAAAGGGTTTTGTACTCTGGAAGAAGTCACCACCGATCTCCAGTGGTGGGATGTATATTGCGGTTGCTGGGAGAAAAAACGACGAAGGAGAGGTGAGGAGGATTAG
- a CDS encoding MMPL family transporter: MIFHEEKKLRWVANWSYRHYQLVLGSTLILGLLSGLLVSRLQFQSDVINLLPSNAPATRAFVQFLQEFGAADSLFIVLERKSGGDVETFSPFAEVLGERLMASGEFREIQGRMDKAARERMEQQFLSKALLYLSEEELRAMEVKLTEAEIERRVQALKVRLHSPLGSWASQWLVRDPLDLWPLFKKHIPAGGQSASQEYLLSEDRKMLLLIGKPRGSAPDVGYDEMLLDKVQAAERAAREIFTKEKNIDPGIDLQDLKISLAGGYMSALEDSRVIKKELMMNFSVSLIGVLTLFVLAFGRGMAILYALLPLMMSPLLTLGLFSPFLGRLSESTGAFSAIILGLSIDFVILLYSRYLEERNAGEGIPEALEKSLSNAGPGVFTGAVTTTAAYYALLFSDFRGVKELGLLTGTGILLSLACAFFLFPALVAWREKGKTRELHFRAVSSFGLERLGLLALKRPWLVIFLCAAMTLGTMGWAFKVRLNNDPRRLRPAGHSSLVLEERIREKMGEGGETIVVLAGGHSIEEALEVQGRLKAKFEEAMASGLPISRYESLAVFIPPLSQQKRNLKWIETRKNGTFNPLRVAKNLKEAIHKEGLRIEPFEAGLEMLREMLANREVLTWEAFQSSPLKPIGEKFFKISGDNLISASYLHVQPGFWTDPKSKVFIGGLKETAPDIQVTGSKFVQSELENLMTSEAWKVFLIALAGVSALIYFGFRSWKLTLMSLLPVVLASSWTLGLMGLLGMDLNFMNLVVFTMVLGVGVDYGVHILFRGLEGGKEGLETGLTQVGKGVVLAALTTLVGFGSLVLSGYPGLQSMGAVALMGVGFSALTALTLLPVLLQKLLPKRRSS; the protein is encoded by the coding sequence ATGATTTTTCACGAAGAAAAAAAATTACGCTGGGTAGCCAATTGGTCCTATCGCCATTACCAACTTGTGCTGGGGAGCACTCTGATCCTTGGGCTGCTATCCGGATTGCTGGTCAGTCGCCTTCAGTTTCAAAGCGACGTGATCAACCTCCTTCCATCCAATGCCCCCGCCACAAGGGCATTCGTACAATTCCTCCAAGAGTTTGGGGCAGCCGACTCGTTGTTCATCGTCCTGGAACGGAAAAGCGGAGGGGACGTGGAAACCTTCAGCCCCTTTGCCGAAGTTTTGGGTGAACGGCTGATGGCCAGCGGAGAGTTTAGGGAAATTCAGGGCCGGATGGATAAAGCCGCCCGAGAAAGGATGGAACAGCAATTCCTCAGCAAGGCCCTGCTTTACCTCTCCGAAGAAGAGCTGCGCGCAATGGAGGTCAAGCTCACGGAGGCGGAGATCGAACGGCGTGTTCAGGCCTTGAAAGTTAGACTCCATTCTCCCCTCGGCTCCTGGGCATCCCAGTGGCTGGTTCGCGACCCCCTGGATCTCTGGCCGCTTTTTAAAAAACATATTCCCGCTGGGGGGCAAAGCGCATCCCAGGAATACCTCCTCTCGGAGGACCGTAAAATGTTGCTGTTGATCGGAAAACCGAGGGGCTCGGCGCCGGATGTGGGCTACGATGAAATGCTGCTCGATAAAGTGCAGGCCGCGGAGCGAGCTGCCCGGGAAATTTTTACCAAGGAGAAAAATATCGACCCCGGCATCGACCTTCAGGACCTCAAGATCAGTCTCGCCGGCGGATATATGAGCGCCTTAGAAGACAGCCGGGTGATCAAGAAAGAATTGATGATGAACTTCTCGGTTTCCTTGATCGGCGTTCTGACCCTTTTCGTTTTGGCCTTTGGCAGGGGGATGGCAATTTTATACGCTTTACTTCCGCTGATGATGAGTCCCCTCCTCACCCTGGGGTTATTCTCGCCATTCCTGGGGCGACTCAGCGAATCGACCGGAGCTTTTTCGGCGATCATCCTGGGCCTTTCCATCGATTTCGTCATCCTGCTTTATAGCCGGTACCTGGAAGAGAGGAACGCCGGTGAGGGGATTCCAGAGGCCCTGGAGAAGAGCCTGAGCAATGCCGGGCCGGGTGTATTTACCGGCGCGGTGACGACCACCGCAGCCTATTACGCCCTCCTTTTTTCAGATTTTCGAGGCGTAAAAGAATTGGGGCTTCTCACGGGCACGGGCATTCTTCTAAGCCTGGCCTGCGCTTTTTTCCTCTTTCCCGCCCTGGTTGCCTGGAGGGAAAAGGGGAAGACAAGAGAGCTCCACTTCCGCGCCGTCTCTTCTTTCGGGCTTGAACGGCTGGGCTTGCTGGCGCTGAAACGCCCCTGGCTGGTCATATTTCTATGCGCAGCCATGACCTTGGGCACGATGGGATGGGCCTTTAAGGTAAGGTTGAACAACGATCCGAGGCGACTCCGTCCTGCGGGCCATTCGTCGCTTGTCCTGGAAGAGCGAATCCGGGAAAAGATGGGAGAAGGGGGGGAGACCATCGTGGTCTTAGCCGGAGGTCATAGCATAGAAGAAGCTCTGGAGGTTCAGGGGAGGTTAAAGGCTAAATTCGAGGAGGCGATGGCTTCCGGCCTGCCCATATCCCGTTATGAAAGCCTGGCCGTTTTCATTCCTCCCCTCTCGCAGCAGAAAAGGAACCTGAAATGGATCGAGACCCGGAAAAACGGGACTTTCAATCCATTACGGGTGGCCAAAAATCTTAAGGAAGCTATTCACAAAGAAGGACTCCGGATTGAGCCTTTCGAGGCGGGCCTGGAGATGCTGCGAGAGATGCTGGCCAATCGGGAGGTCTTAACCTGGGAAGCTTTTCAGAGCTCTCCCCTAAAGCCAATAGGGGAGAAGTTCTTTAAGATCAGTGGAGACAATTTGATTTCCGCGTCTTATCTCCATGTCCAGCCAGGTTTTTGGACCGACCCGAAGTCGAAAGTCTTTATTGGAGGTCTGAAAGAAACTGCCCCCGATATACAGGTCACCGGATCGAAATTTGTGCAAAGTGAGCTGGAAAATTTGATGACCAGCGAGGCCTGGAAGGTATTCCTGATTGCTCTTGCGGGCGTCTCCGCTCTGATCTATTTTGGCTTTCGCTCCTGGAAGCTTACTCTGATGAGCCTCCTCCCCGTTGTCCTTGCCTCTTCCTGGACTCTGGGGCTCATGGGCCTCCTGGGAATGGATTTGAACTTCATGAACCTGGTAGTCTTTACCATGGTCTTAGGGGTGGGGGTGGATTATGGAGTACACATTTTGTTCCGGGGATTGGAAGGAGGAAAAGAAGGATTGGAAACGGGGCTGACCCAGGTCGGCAAGGGGGTCGTATTGGCAGCGCTGACGACCCTGGTGGGTTTTGGCTCGCTGGTCCTTTCCGGATATCCCGGGCTGCAGTCCATGGGGGCTGTTGCCTTGATGGGCGTTGGCTTCAGCGCCCTCACCGCTCTCACACTGCTACCGGTGCTTCTGCAAAAGCTGTTGCCAAAAAGAAGATCTTCTTAA
- a CDS encoding glycosyltransferase family 2 protein, which translates to MKNGHICALIPAFNAESSLGEVIDRAKKFIQRVIVVSDGSTDNTGEVARSHGVELITIPSNRGKGYALRLGFSHALSNGCSAIVTLDADGQHDPADIPSFLRAHDQDSGAILIGSRMAEADRFPRQRYYSNRAAVFFISKALGQHLEDTQCGFRLYPSRVLRQIALTTCHFQTETEVLLRGARQGVRLRSVPVKNIYVNGNAPQSNFRPVVDTFYICLVVLQGYLGIL; encoded by the coding sequence GTGAAAAACGGCCACATCTGTGCCCTCATCCCGGCTTTTAACGCAGAAAGTTCTCTCGGCGAAGTCATTGATCGGGCCAAAAAATTTATTCAGCGCGTGATCGTGGTCAGTGACGGGTCTACCGATAACACGGGTGAGGTCGCCCGCAGCCATGGCGTTGAACTCATCACCATCCCCTCCAACCGCGGCAAGGGATATGCCCTGCGCCTGGGTTTTTCCCACGCTCTTTCCAACGGATGCAGCGCCATCGTTACCTTAGACGCGGATGGGCAACATGACCCGGCAGATATCCCGAGCTTCCTCCGTGCTCATGATCAAGATTCCGGAGCCATCCTGATCGGTTCCCGTATGGCTGAGGCAGACCGATTTCCCCGCCAGCGGTATTATTCCAACCGGGCCGCAGTTTTTTTCATTTCCAAAGCCTTGGGGCAACACCTCGAAGATACCCAGTGCGGGTTTCGCCTGTATCCTTCAAGGGTGCTCCGCCAGATCGCTTTAACCACTTGCCATTTCCAAACTGAAACCGAGGTCCTCCTGCGAGGCGCCCGCCAGGGAGTTCGCCTGCGTAGCGTGCCGGTCAAAAATATCTACGTGAACGGGAACGCCCCCCAGAGCAACTTTCGGCCGGTAGTGGACACCTTTTACATTTGTCTGGTAGTCCTTCAGGGGTACCTGGGAATTCTATGA
- a CDS encoding FG-GAP-like repeat-containing protein — MKRMMMSGVSPFLGILLALCLSLTIPLQCWGAAKTRVAVIDFEQKGEQEFRGKQVGEIVAEWLITSLVRTGRFDVVERAQLQKILQEQQMGMSGMISQETASKVGELLGVKVIITGSVIRLGNIYDVNTRLIKVEDGSILKAEKIRGPGLDAIERMMDSLADTIKKDFPIEGYVVMVTGKRAMIDLGKSHGVEPGMQFIAFRQGAPVRHPVTGKMLKGEDIKIGEMSVQTVQTDTSWAEITKEEPGAKIAAGNLTRSSGLEGVAPAPAVSVQPPPSRPAPIAMKMWAGKGRAEKIVADWNGDGLYDLILGDRDGYVTVYLNQGTNDSPKYAVGMKLRGGGKEIKVRSPSVPYLVDWNGDGKIDLLVGNGGGYLHFFPNAGSVDSLDFAPGVMVQAAGKDLDVGGKASPCVIDWNEDGKIDLLMGNGSGEIFLYLNEGSNEQPVFGKPIKLNGGSLDVGSTSSPEVVDWNGDGKKDLIIGNADGEIIVFLNKGTNEDPQYDNKGEKLPLKFGEDVSPRVIGWNRPGANDLVVADRNGEVTLYVNTGTPQSPAFSEKKVLRAGKPLRR; from the coding sequence ATGAAGCGTATGATGATGTCCGGCGTAAGTCCATTTTTGGGGATTTTGCTCGCCCTCTGCCTTTCCCTGACCATTCCTCTCCAGTGCTGGGGGGCTGCAAAAACCCGTGTAGCGGTCATCGACTTTGAGCAAAAAGGGGAACAGGAATTCAGGGGCAAGCAGGTCGGAGAGATCGTGGCCGAATGGTTGATCACCTCCCTGGTCAGGACCGGACGATTTGACGTGGTGGAACGGGCCCAACTGCAGAAAATTCTCCAAGAACAACAAATGGGAATGAGCGGGATGATCAGCCAAGAAACCGCGTCTAAAGTGGGGGAGCTATTGGGAGTGAAAGTGATTATTACCGGTTCCGTGATCCGACTCGGCAATATTTATGATGTCAATACCCGTCTGATCAAGGTGGAGGATGGGTCCATTCTTAAGGCGGAAAAAATCCGGGGGCCGGGGTTGGACGCGATCGAACGGATGATGGATTCACTGGCAGACACTATCAAAAAAGATTTTCCTATCGAAGGGTATGTAGTAATGGTCACCGGCAAACGAGCGATGATCGACCTGGGGAAGAGCCATGGAGTAGAACCAGGGATGCAGTTTATAGCCTTCCGCCAAGGCGCGCCCGTGCGGCATCCAGTCACCGGGAAGATGCTCAAAGGTGAGGATATCAAAATTGGGGAGATGTCGGTCCAGACTGTGCAGACGGACACTTCCTGGGCCGAAATCACCAAGGAAGAGCCAGGAGCAAAGATCGCGGCCGGAAACCTGACCCGATCCAGTGGATTGGAAGGTGTGGCTCCTGCTCCCGCGGTATCTGTTCAACCCCCCCCTTCCAGGCCTGCACCCATAGCAATGAAGATGTGGGCCGGCAAGGGACGCGCCGAGAAGATCGTGGCGGACTGGAACGGCGACGGACTTTATGACCTAATCCTTGGGGACCGCGACGGCTATGTGACGGTTTATCTCAACCAGGGCACGAATGATTCCCCCAAGTACGCTGTGGGCATGAAATTACGGGGGGGAGGTAAGGAAATCAAAGTGAGAAGTCCTTCTGTTCCCTACCTGGTAGACTGGAACGGGGATGGGAAAATAGACCTGCTGGTAGGGAACGGCGGTGGGTACCTGCACTTCTTCCCCAACGCGGGTTCTGTAGATTCCCTCGATTTCGCGCCGGGAGTGATGGTGCAGGCGGCCGGCAAAGATTTGGATGTTGGGGGCAAAGCTTCTCCCTGTGTAATTGACTGGAACGAAGACGGGAAAATTGATCTGCTAATGGGGAACGGAAGCGGAGAGATTTTCCTGTACCTCAATGAAGGTTCCAATGAACAACCGGTCTTTGGCAAACCCATCAAGCTCAATGGGGGAAGCTTAGACGTAGGTTCTACCTCTTCCCCCGAGGTAGTGGACTGGAACGGGGATGGCAAGAAGGATTTGATTATTGGTAACGCTGATGGGGAAATTATTGTTTTTCTCAACAAGGGGACGAATGAAGACCCGCAATATGACAACAAAGGGGAAAAGCTACCCTTAAAGTTTGGGGAGGATGTTTCCCCCCGGGTGATCGGTTGGAACCGACCAGGGGCAAACGACCTGGTGGTCGCCGACCGGAACGGAGAAGTCACGCTCTACGTGAATACCGGGACTCCACAGTCCCCTGCTTTTTCAGAGAAAAAGGTTTTGCGGGCCGGGAAACCGCTGAGGAGGTGA
- a CDS encoding radical SAM protein gives MRVVLIAPAATSYHWRKRRAAFTMPPMALPVLAAITPPAVEIQLIDEAVEDIDLNLEADLVGLSSMTPTVTRAYALADHFRARGIPVVMGGIHPSALPEEALQHCDSVVIGEAENLWARVLQEAGQGRLERIYKDSAPVSLDNLPAPRWDLLRARRYFIPRNVQVSRGCPMACSFCSVSSFFGRSYRSRPISQVIEEIKALPRKLFIFVDDNIVGDPAMAKELFAAMIPLKKKWVGQCSLSISEDAGLLGLAARSGCIGLLIGFESISPEVLRSIGKHVNLRSLYEEAIRKIHKQGIHIQGSFIFGFDGDTVEGIQSTVQFVKENRLTGVNYCHLTPFPGTKLFVDLEKEGRILHRDWSKYDRQNIVFQPRNFTPENLQKNIFWAYRQTYNWLSLWQRRPFSFQHFSLYLALNFGFMQGVRKMEKDAKRSRDKFRPGSEAASVL, from the coding sequence ATGCGTGTGGTTTTAATCGCGCCGGCAGCAACCTCATACCACTGGCGCAAAAGGCGAGCCGCTTTTACCATGCCCCCCATGGCTCTGCCAGTTTTGGCCGCGATCACCCCGCCGGCAGTAGAGATACAATTGATTGATGAAGCCGTGGAGGATATCGACCTTAATCTTGAAGCAGACCTGGTGGGTCTGTCTTCCATGACGCCGACCGTCACCCGGGCCTATGCCCTGGCCGATCATTTTCGCGCCCGCGGGATCCCGGTTGTTATGGGGGGAATTCATCCTTCCGCCCTTCCGGAAGAAGCTCTGCAGCATTGCGATTCAGTAGTCATCGGGGAAGCCGAAAACCTATGGGCCCGGGTACTTCAGGAAGCGGGACAAGGTCGCCTGGAAAGGATCTATAAAGATTCGGCCCCGGTTTCTTTGGATAACTTACCAGCCCCCCGATGGGATCTCTTGCGGGCCAGAAGATATTTCATCCCCCGGAACGTTCAGGTCTCCCGCGGATGTCCCATGGCCTGCTCATTCTGCTCGGTGAGTTCTTTTTTCGGGAGATCTTACCGTTCCCGGCCCATTTCTCAGGTCATCGAAGAGATCAAAGCCCTGCCTCGGAAACTTTTTATCTTTGTAGACGACAACATTGTCGGAGACCCGGCCATGGCCAAAGAGCTTTTTGCGGCTATGATTCCTCTGAAAAAGAAGTGGGTCGGCCAATGTTCCCTATCCATCTCCGAAGACGCGGGACTATTGGGTCTGGCGGCGCGCAGCGGTTGCATCGGCCTGCTCATCGGCTTCGAGTCCATCTCTCCCGAAGTCCTGCGCTCCATCGGCAAACACGTCAACCTGCGCAGCCTGTACGAAGAGGCGATCCGGAAAATCCACAAACAGGGGATTCACATCCAGGGTTCTTTCATCTTCGGGTTTGACGGGGACACCGTGGAAGGGATTCAATCCACTGTGCAGTTTGTAAAGGAAAACCGGTTGACCGGAGTGAACTACTGTCATTTAACCCCTTTTCCGGGGACGAAATTATTCGTGGATTTGGAAAAAGAAGGGCGAATCTTGCACCGGGATTGGTCGAAGTACGATCGGCAGAATATTGTTTTTCAGCCGCGGAATTTTACTCCGGAGAACCTGCAAAAGAATATTTTCTGGGCCTACCGGCAAACCTATAACTGGCTCTCTCTCTGGCAGCGGCGCCCGTTTTCCTTCCAGCACTTCAGTCTTTATCTGGCCCTGAATTTCGGTTTTATGCAGGGGGTTCGGAAAATGGAAAAGGATGCGAAAAGAAGCCGGGACAAATTCCGCCCGGGTTCTGAGGCGGCATCGGTTCTTTAA